A genomic segment from Streptomyces sp. NBC_01233 encodes:
- a CDS encoding HAD family hydrolase — protein sequence MSPAPFPYKLVATDLDGTLLRGDDTVSERTRAALVAATAAGAAHIIVTGRAVPWTRHVLDDLGYKGIAVCGQGAQVYDAGAHRLLTSVTLDRQLAGLALSKLEAEIGPLALAASRDGVDGEVLFGPGYQVQEGLPAIYLEDTAAVWTAPLNKLYIQHRELDDDALVKTARETVGSLVDIVMAGPGIVEILPLGLTKATGLSLAARRLKVKAAETIAFGDMPNDIPMFGWAAHGVAMANAHAELKAVADEVTTSNEEDGIAVVLERLLGAA from the coding sequence GTGAGCCCGGCCCCGTTCCCGTACAAGCTCGTCGCCACCGATCTCGACGGCACGCTGCTGCGTGGTGACGACACCGTCTCGGAACGTACCCGTGCAGCGCTCGTCGCGGCCACCGCGGCGGGCGCGGCGCACATCATCGTCACCGGCCGTGCCGTGCCGTGGACCCGGCACGTGCTGGACGATCTCGGCTACAAGGGGATCGCCGTCTGCGGGCAGGGCGCGCAGGTCTACGACGCGGGTGCGCACCGGCTGCTGACCTCGGTGACGCTGGACCGGCAGCTGGCCGGTCTGGCGCTGTCGAAGCTGGAGGCCGAGATCGGTCCGCTGGCCCTGGCGGCCAGCCGGGACGGGGTGGACGGCGAGGTCCTGTTCGGGCCCGGGTACCAGGTGCAGGAGGGCCTCCCGGCCATCTACCTGGAGGACACCGCCGCGGTGTGGACGGCTCCTCTGAACAAGCTCTACATCCAGCACCGGGAGCTCGACGACGACGCGCTCGTCAAGACGGCCCGGGAGACCGTCGGCAGCCTGGTCGACATCGTCATGGCGGGTCCGGGCATCGTCGAGATACTGCCGCTCGGCCTGACCAAGGCCACCGGCCTGTCGCTGGCCGCGCGCCGGCTGAAGGTGAAGGCGGCGGAGACGATCGCCTTCGGTGACATGCCCAACGACATCCCGATGTTCGGCTGGGCCGCGCACGGGGTGGCGATGGCCAATGCCCACGCGGAGCTCAAGGCGGTGGCAGACGAGGTGACGACCTCCAACGAGGAGGACGGCATCGCGGTGGTGCTGGAGCGTCTGCTGGGCGCCGCGTAG
- the serS gene encoding serine--tRNA ligase, which yields MIDLRLLREDPDRVRASQRARGEDVDLVDALLSADERRRSSGMRFDELRNEQKSLGKLIPKASPEERAELLKKAEQLKQDVKAAEAEQNEADEAAKQLLLQLGNIVHEDVPVGGEEDFTVLETHGTIRDFAAEGFEPKDHLELGESLGAIDVERGAKVSGSRFYYLTGVGALLELALVNAAIAQATEAGFIPMLTPALVRPRAMEGTGFLGQAAENVYHLEKDDYYLVGTSEVPLAAYHMDEIIDADKLPLRYAGFSPCFRREAGTYGKDTRGIFRVHQFDKVEMFSYVAPEEAEAEHQRLLEWEKQWLTSLELPFQVIDVATGDLGASASRKFDCEAWIPTQGKYRELTSASNCNSFQARRLSIRYRDGKKTQPLSTLNGTLCAVPRTIVAILENHQQADGSVRVPQALRPYLGGREVLEPIKK from the coding sequence GTGATTGACCTCCGGCTGCTCCGTGAAGACCCTGACCGTGTCCGCGCCTCACAGCGCGCCCGTGGAGAGGACGTCGACCTCGTCGACGCACTGCTCTCCGCCGATGAGCGCCGCAGGTCCTCAGGCATGCGCTTCGACGAACTGCGCAATGAGCAGAAGTCCCTCGGCAAGCTCATTCCGAAGGCCTCCCCGGAGGAGCGGGCCGAGCTGCTGAAGAAGGCCGAGCAGCTCAAGCAGGACGTCAAGGCCGCCGAGGCCGAGCAGAACGAGGCCGACGAGGCCGCCAAGCAGCTCCTCCTGCAGCTCGGCAACATCGTCCACGAGGACGTCCCGGTCGGCGGCGAGGAGGACTTCACCGTCCTGGAGACGCACGGCACCATCCGCGACTTCGCCGCCGAGGGCTTCGAGCCCAAGGACCACCTGGAGCTCGGCGAATCGCTCGGCGCCATCGACGTCGAGCGCGGTGCCAAGGTCTCGGGCTCGCGCTTCTACTACCTGACCGGTGTGGGCGCCCTGCTGGAGCTGGCGCTGGTCAACGCGGCCATCGCGCAGGCCACCGAGGCCGGCTTCATCCCGATGCTGACCCCCGCGCTGGTCCGCCCGCGCGCGATGGAGGGCACCGGCTTCCTCGGCCAGGCCGCGGAGAACGTCTACCACCTGGAGAAGGACGACTACTACCTCGTCGGCACCTCCGAGGTCCCGCTCGCCGCGTACCACATGGACGAGATCATCGACGCCGACAAGCTGCCGCTGCGGTACGCCGGCTTCTCGCCGTGCTTCCGCCGCGAGGCCGGTACGTACGGCAAGGACACCCGCGGCATCTTCCGCGTCCACCAGTTCGACAAGGTCGAGATGTTCTCGTACGTCGCACCGGAGGAGGCCGAGGCCGAGCACCAGCGGCTCCTGGAGTGGGAGAAGCAGTGGCTGACCAGCCTGGAGCTGCCGTTCCAGGTGATCGACGTCGCCACCGGTGACCTGGGTGCCTCCGCCTCGCGCAAGTTCGACTGCGAGGCGTGGATCCCGACCCAGGGCAAGTACCGCGAGCTGACCTCCGCCTCGAACTGCAACAGCTTCCAGGCCCGCCGTCTGTCGATCCGCTACCGCGACGGCAAGAAGACGCAGCCGCTGTCCACGCTGAACGGCACCCTGTGCGCCGTTCCGCGCACGATCGTCGCGATCCTCGAGAACCACCAGCAGGCCGACGGTTCGGTACGGGTGCCCCAGGCGCTCCGTCCCTACCTCGGCGGCCGCGAGGTCCTGGAGCCGATCAAAAAGTGA
- a CDS encoding response regulator transcription factor — MTTRILIADDQEDIRSGFRLILDSQPDMTVVGEAADGERAVALARELRPDVVLADIRMPRLDGLEVTRLLAPETRVVVTTFDLDEYVHTALRNGACGFLLKRSGPALLIEGIRAAMAGDTLISPQITVRLLSRLTEADPVARRAPHPLTERELDIVRLVARGLTNAEIGAELFISAGTAKTHIANIQAKVGARNRVGIAAWAWEHGVAKAETD, encoded by the coding sequence GTGACCACACGCATCCTGATAGCCGATGACCAAGAGGACATTCGCAGCGGTTTCCGGCTGATCCTCGATTCACAGCCGGACATGACCGTCGTGGGGGAGGCGGCGGACGGGGAGCGCGCGGTGGCGCTGGCCCGGGAACTGCGGCCCGACGTGGTGCTGGCGGACATCCGGATGCCACGGCTGGACGGGCTGGAGGTGACCCGGCTGCTGGCCCCCGAGACCCGGGTGGTGGTGACCACCTTCGACCTGGACGAGTACGTGCACACCGCCCTGCGCAACGGGGCCTGCGGCTTCCTGCTCAAGCGGTCCGGGCCGGCCCTGCTGATCGAGGGGATCCGGGCGGCGATGGCCGGGGACACGCTGATCAGTCCCCAGATCACGGTGCGGCTGCTGAGCCGGCTGACGGAGGCGGATCCCGTCGCCCGCCGCGCGCCGCATCCACTGACGGAACGGGAGCTGGACATCGTGCGCCTGGTGGCACGGGGGCTGACCAACGCCGAGATCGGGGCGGAACTGTTCATCAGCGCGGGGACGGCCAAAACCCACATCGCGAACATCCAGGCCAAGGTCGGGGCCAGGAACCGGGTGGGGATCGCCGCGTGGGCGTGGGAGCACGGCGTGGCGAAAGCGGAGACCGACTAG
- a CDS encoding sensor histidine kinase: MTANLRATYAPLLTAAAMVGIVAAVLRVPPTWLLLWEGPLLLLLALVARWSPVRSAAVAGALGMAAVALWPVPLVWESGSWLEACGAAAFWALPAFGAVLAGGYLRRQAGLMRQAVRDARRDQQVELARDLHDFVAHDVSAIVVQAQAARFVAAQDPGQAVRALERIETAGLSALASMDRTVHALQEAAGGPTTPVPGLARLPELVDRFEGGALDADPEAVRELSREADTTAYRVAVEALTNVRRHAPGAAVVQVAVRRAGAGIELSVVNSAAPRGSGGLLTRRRRGGTGLAGLCGRVEAAGGHLWAGADADGGWRVRAVFPAEGQPPG; the protein is encoded by the coding sequence ATGACCGCCAACCTCCGTGCCACGTATGCCCCGTTGCTGACCGCGGCCGCGATGGTCGGCATCGTCGCCGCCGTCCTGCGGGTGCCCCCGACATGGCTGCTGCTCTGGGAGGGTCCTCTGCTTCTCCTGCTGGCTCTGGTGGCCCGCTGGTCTCCGGTGCGCTCCGCGGCCGTCGCGGGCGCCCTCGGCATGGCGGCCGTCGCGCTGTGGCCCGTCCCCCTGGTGTGGGAGAGCGGATCGTGGCTGGAAGCCTGCGGGGCGGCGGCGTTCTGGGCACTGCCCGCCTTCGGGGCGGTGCTGGCCGGCGGCTACCTGCGCCGCCAGGCGGGCCTGATGCGGCAGGCCGTACGGGACGCGCGGCGCGATCAGCAGGTGGAACTGGCCCGGGATCTGCACGACTTCGTGGCGCACGACGTGAGCGCCATCGTGGTGCAGGCCCAGGCGGCCCGGTTCGTGGCGGCGCAGGACCCCGGCCAGGCGGTCCGCGCGCTGGAGCGGATCGAGACGGCGGGGCTGAGTGCGCTCGCCTCGATGGACCGGACGGTGCACGCGCTGCAGGAGGCCGCGGGCGGGCCGACGACCCCGGTTCCGGGCCTGGCCCGACTGCCGGAGCTGGTGGACCGGTTCGAGGGTGGGGCACTGGACGCGGACCCGGAGGCCGTACGGGAGCTGTCGCGGGAGGCGGACACCACGGCGTACCGGGTGGCCGTCGAGGCGCTGACGAACGTACGCCGGCACGCGCCCGGAGCTGCCGTGGTGCAGGTCGCCGTACGCCGGGCCGGGGCGGGCATAGAGCTCAGCGTGGTCAATTCCGCGGCGCCCCGGGGCTCGGGCGGGCTGCTGACCCGCCGGAGGCGGGGCGGCACCGGGCTGGCCGGCCTGTGCGGGCGTGTGGAAGCGGCGGGCGGACACCTGTGGGCCGGGGCGGACGCGGACGGCGGGTGGCGGGTTCGCGCCGTCTTCCCGGCGGAGGGGCAGCCTCCCGGGTGA